The following are encoded in a window of Solibacillus sp. FSL R7-0668 genomic DNA:
- a CDS encoding sigma-70 family RNA polymerase sigma factor — protein sequence MNDQLERIVDEYSTHLLRIAYFYTKNRHAAEDIVQDVFLKFMEANYEERGQLKSYLSLLTINKSKDYLKSWAYKKLQFETKWWMKTTDQDHLVQQEERSKIGAAILKLSLKYREPIILYYFEEMSILQVAQVLQVNENTVKTRLRRAREQLRPVLEGDWEVLNHD from the coding sequence ATGAATGATCAATTGGAGCGCATCGTGGATGAATATAGCACGCATTTACTACGCATCGCTTACTTTTATACGAAAAATCGTCATGCAGCAGAGGACATCGTGCAGGATGTATTTCTTAAATTTATGGAGGCCAATTATGAGGAACGCGGGCAGCTAAAAAGCTATTTATCCCTCCTGACTATCAATAAATCCAAAGATTATTTAAAGAGCTGGGCTTATAAAAAGCTACAATTCGAAACAAAATGGTGGATGAAGACGACAGACCAAGATCATCTCGTACAACAGGAAGAGCGTTCGAAAATTGGTGCGGCGATTTTGAAGCTCTCATTAAAATACCGTGAGCCCATCATTTTATATTATTTTGAGGAAATGTCGATTTTACAAGTCGCACAGGTGTTACAGGTAAATGAAAATACGGTGAAAACAAGACTAAGGCGAGCCCGTGAACAATTGCGTCCTGTATTAGAAGGAGATTGGGAGGTGCTCAATCATGACTGA
- the phoU gene encoding phosphate signaling complex protein PhoU, with product MIRERFEHDLMAVQQDLMELCDTSIGAFQLSFESLTKQDIDLALQVIKQDSKINRLEEMINDRVILLIAKQQPVATDLRRLIVIIKAAADMERIGDYAVNIAKETIRIGKQPFITSIEPIEEMFHKTISMLRQIVEAFIEENTTKAKEIAQLDDEVDDLTGNTISNLMKLSISNEHVAQVNNLSFICRCIERSADHATNIAEHLFYLVKGKHYELNN from the coding sequence ATGATACGCGAACGATTTGAACATGATTTAATGGCGGTTCAGCAAGATTTAATGGAGCTTTGCGATACGAGTATTGGCGCATTCCAATTGTCTTTTGAATCCTTAACAAAACAAGATATTGATTTGGCGTTACAAGTGATTAAACAAGATAGTAAAATTAATCGTTTAGAAGAAATGATTAATGATCGTGTAATTTTGTTAATTGCCAAGCAGCAGCCCGTTGCAACGGATTTACGTCGATTAATTGTCATTATAAAAGCAGCTGCTGATATGGAGCGCATTGGCGATTACGCAGTAAATATTGCGAAAGAGACGATTCGTATTGGCAAACAGCCCTTTATTACAAGCATTGAGCCAATTGAAGAAATGTTCCATAAAACGATTTCCATGCTGCGTCAAATTGTAGAAGCCTTCATTGAAGAAAACACAACAAAAGCGAAGGAAATTGCGCAGCTAGATGATGAAGTTGATGATTTAACGGGCAATACGATTAGCAACTTAATGAAGCTTTCTATCTCAAATGAGCATGTGGCGCAAGTAAATAATTTATCCTTCATCTGTCGCTGTATCGAGCGTTCAGCAGATCATGCGACAAATATTGCCGAGCATTTATTCTACCTTGTTAAAGGCAAGCATTATGAACTAAATAATTAA
- the pstB gene encoding phosphate ABC transporter ATP-binding protein PstB, whose translation MVQVLSKQIEAIPQIVTPDNKAIVMQSSDFNLWYGEHHALKDINLDMKENEVTAIIGPSGCGKSTYIKALNRMVELVPIVRTAGEVNYRGRNIFGAGYEVEELRTKVGMVFQKPNPFPKSIYDNIAYGPRIHGIKNKKILDEIVEKSLRGAAIWDEVKDRLNQNAYGLSGGQQQRICIARCLAIEPDVILMDEPTSALDPISTLKVEELVQEMKEQYSIVIVTHNMQQAARISDKTAFFLNGEVVEFDKTDVIFSTPSDQRTEDYISGRFG comes from the coding sequence ATGGTTCAAGTTTTATCAAAGCAAATTGAGGCAATCCCGCAAATTGTAACACCTGATAATAAAGCAATCGTAATGCAGTCGAGTGATTTTAATTTATGGTATGGTGAGCACCATGCGTTAAAGGATATTAATTTAGATATGAAGGAAAATGAAGTAACGGCGATTATCGGTCCTTCAGGTTGTGGGAAATCGACATATATTAAAGCGTTAAATCGTATGGTGGAGCTTGTGCCAATCGTGCGTACGGCTGGTGAAGTGAACTACCGTGGGCGCAATATTTTTGGCGCAGGCTATGAAGTAGAAGAACTCCGTACAAAAGTAGGGATGGTGTTCCAAAAGCCAAATCCATTTCCGAAATCCATTTATGACAATATTGCCTATGGTCCAAGAATTCATGGTATTAAAAATAAGAAGATTTTAGATGAGATTGTTGAAAAATCCTTGCGCGGTGCAGCGATTTGGGATGAAGTGAAGGATCGCTTAAACCAAAATGCATACGGCTTGTCAGGTGGTCAGCAGCAACGTATTTGTATCGCACGCTGTTTAGCCATTGAACCAGATGTTATTTTAATGGATGAACCAACGAGTGCCCTAGACCCAATCTCCACGTTAAAGGTAGAGGAGCTTGTGCAGGAAATGAAAGAACAGTACTCCATTGTGATTGTTACGCATAATATGCAACAAGCCGCACGTATTTCAGATAAAACAGCCTTTTTCTTAAATGGCGAGGTTGTGGAATTTGACAAAACCGATGTCATTTTCTCAACACCATCGGATCAACGAACAGAAGATTATATTTCAGGACGATTTGGATAA